In the genome of Croceimicrobium hydrocarbonivorans, one region contains:
- a CDS encoding T9SS type A sorting domain-containing protein, with translation MTYRLILMRSLGIFLASLSLSAQNSGNYFNDSTSARYRYDLESHQYATIPGGTSINDLDPLEKELLKPLWDIQKISSGINSSNEPYYEIQNVRNSSIENWLSKPYRQLLTPAGSYGFDSLGNEVYYFPNNPIENLDMQDQVNQIQSDGFQPIMMFFPTKRDDFVQEALDQGATMLNHEDNAFTLILGESEVRIEPETKTIQNRYRIENTQYEVTTAYTLLSPYGYVPIWEKESRQRLDLDHPISLINQRTFRNHVIEDLYDKIEKYTDKAYLQVYPNPVVSEFEIILRGLPEAQVSLIQIRDHFGNILFSYSNPSVDQNIIHLDGSTYPSGVLILLVYTQEGIFTETLTKI, from the coding sequence ATGACCTATCGATTAATTCTGATGCGAAGCCTAGGAATATTCCTGGCTTCGCTTTCGCTTTCTGCACAAAATTCTGGCAATTACTTTAATGACAGCACATCAGCCCGCTATCGCTATGATCTCGAAAGCCATCAATACGCTACCATACCGGGTGGCACCTCTATTAATGATTTAGATCCATTAGAAAAGGAATTGTTGAAACCTCTATGGGATATTCAAAAAATAAGCTCCGGAATAAATTCCTCCAACGAGCCTTATTATGAAATCCAAAATGTTCGGAATAGTTCCATAGAGAACTGGCTTTCAAAACCCTATCGACAGCTTCTTACTCCAGCTGGTAGTTATGGTTTCGATTCTTTGGGAAATGAAGTTTACTACTTCCCTAATAATCCAATTGAGAATCTCGACATGCAGGATCAAGTCAATCAGATTCAGTCAGATGGCTTTCAACCCATTATGATGTTCTTTCCAACCAAAAGAGATGATTTTGTGCAGGAAGCACTAGACCAAGGGGCTACGATGCTTAATCACGAGGATAATGCCTTCACTTTAATCCTGGGGGAATCAGAAGTTCGGATTGAACCTGAAACAAAAACGATACAAAATCGCTATCGGATCGAAAACACTCAATATGAAGTCACTACTGCTTACACGCTACTTTCTCCATACGGTTATGTCCCGATTTGGGAGAAGGAAAGCAGGCAGCGTTTGGATTTAGATCATCCAATAAGCCTGATTAATCAAAGGACCTTTCGCAACCATGTGATTGAGGACCTTTATGATAAGATCGAAAAGTATACTGATAAAGCTTATTTACAAGTCTATCCGAACCCGGTAGTTTCAGAATTTGAAATAATACTACGTGGCCTTCCAGAAGCTCAGGTAAGTCTGATCCAGATTCGGGACCATTTTGGAAATATTCTATTCAGCTATTCAAATCCCTCGGTTGATCAGAACATTATTCATTTGGATGGATCTACTTATCCCTCTGGCGTACTAATCCTCTTAGTCTATACCCAGGAAGGCATTTTCACTGAAACCCTAACCAAAATCTAA
- a CDS encoding PQQ-like beta-propeller repeat protein gives MIRFRPLIILLIAVLLSCHKDKQIRSSPSFKANLEIKWRKSIVPNPSIDFTIAINPILYENTVVFGTEYFLYNQSAPILFLDTSNGSLENYWSDYLDGNDLYVGETSANDGQFLFLSTHHSIDCVNLENHNTQWQAKVSGNGPHIYTNKGYLYTAIDYDGNKGAAILRSPTDHLEWNTIYAFKRTDRFDPSFDSMGFGELANGDEVVVWKNRSYTGSADRTDIFAYNLTADTLLWRNMDMEINSGIIPLKVKDQRVFGLVKNHVFCMNLNSGDMIWIRDAREIVKPTLDFGFFAGDLHLTSDAVVFKGDSDEIIAVNQSNGALRYIRQDVTWGFEDRFSVYNGKLFFTGGYQFVVFDPEIGEVLYNEDLSHQFKTIRSRIVFDPIRPVMYFHNGREAFCVKVPNLD, from the coding sequence ATGATCCGATTTAGACCCCTAATTATACTGCTAATTGCTGTTTTATTGAGTTGTCATAAAGACAAGCAAATCAGATCCAGCCCTTCCTTTAAAGCTAATTTGGAAATTAAATGGCGAAAATCAATTGTTCCAAACCCAAGTATAGACTTCACTATCGCGATTAACCCAATACTCTATGAAAACACTGTCGTTTTCGGAACGGAATATTTTCTATATAACCAATCTGCACCTATCCTCTTTCTTGACACCTCAAATGGTAGCCTTGAAAATTACTGGTCAGATTATTTAGATGGGAACGACTTATATGTTGGAGAAACAAGTGCAAATGATGGCCAATTTCTTTTTCTGAGCACACATCATTCAATTGATTGTGTAAACCTTGAGAATCATAATACACAATGGCAAGCTAAGGTTTCAGGGAATGGCCCTCACATTTACACCAACAAGGGCTATTTATACACCGCCATTGACTACGATGGAAATAAAGGTGCTGCTATACTTAGATCCCCCACCGACCACCTTGAATGGAATACTATTTACGCATTTAAACGCACTGATCGTTTTGATCCAAGTTTTGACTCTATGGGATTTGGTGAATTGGCTAACGGCGATGAAGTGGTAGTATGGAAAAATCGCAGTTACACTGGTTCTGCGGATCGAACCGACATATTCGCTTACAATTTAACAGCGGATACCTTACTCTGGAGGAATATGGATATGGAAATAAATTCTGGGATCATCCCTCTTAAAGTCAAAGATCAGAGAGTATTTGGCTTAGTAAAGAATCATGTTTTCTGTATGAACTTAAACTCTGGGGATATGATTTGGATTCGGGATGCAAGAGAAATTGTAAAACCAACCTTGGATTTTGGCTTTTTTGCTGGAGACCTCCATCTCACTTCAGATGCTGTTGTATTTAAAGGAGATAGTGATGAAATTATTGCCGTAAACCAATCTAATGGAGCACTTAGATACATCCGCCAAGATGTTACCTGGGGTTTCGAAGATCGATTTAGCGTTTACAATGGCAAACTATTTTTCACTGGCGGTTACCAATTTGTAGTTTTTGATCCAGAAATCGGAGAAGTACTCTACAACGAAGATTTAAGCCATCAGTTTAAAACCATTCGAAGCAGAATCGTATTCGACCCTATACGCCCTGTTATGTATTTTCACAATGGTCGCGAAGCCTTCTGCGTCAAAGTCCCCAATTTAGATTAA